CGAACTGCGCGAGAAGGAAGGCCTCGCCCTCCTCAACGGCACCGACGGCATGCTCGGCATGCTGGTCATGGCCCTGGCCGACCTGGACGCGCTCTACACGTCCGCCGACGTCACGGCCGCCCTGTCGCTGGAGGCCCTGCTCGGCACCGACAAGGTCCTCGCCCCCGAACTGCACGCCATCCGGCCGCATCCGGGACAGGCCGCCAGCGCCGCCAACATGCTGGCCGTGCTGAAGGGTTCGGGCCTGACCGGCCATCACCAGGACGACGCCCCGCGCGTCCAGGACGCCTACTCGGTGCGCTGCGCCCCGCAGGTCGCCGGTGCCGGACGCGACACCATGGCCCACGCCCGGCTCGTCGCCGACCGGGAGCTGGCCTCCGCCGTCGACAACCCGGTCGTGCTGCCCGACGGACGCGTGGAGTCCAACGGCAACTTCCACGGGGCGCCGGTCGCTTATGTCCTGGACTTCCTCGCCGTCGCCGTCGCCGACCTCGGCTCGATCGCCGAGCGGCGCACGGACCGGCTGCTGGACAAGAACCGCAGCCACGGCCTGCCGCCGTTCCTCGCCGACGACGCCGGTGTGGACTCGGGCCTGATGATCGCTCAGTACACCCAGGCCGCGCTGGTGAGCGAGCTGAAGCGGCTCGCCGTACCGGCGTCCGCCGACTCGATCCCGTCCTCCGCCATGCAGGAGGACCACGTCTCGATGGGCTGGTCGGCGGCGCGCAAGCTGCGCACGGCCGTCGACAACCTCACCCGGGTCCTGGCCGTCGAGCTGTACGCCGCCACGCGCGCGATCGAACTGCGCGAGGGGCTGACCCCGGCGCCCGC
This region of Streptomyces caelestis genomic DNA includes:
- the hutH gene encoding histidine ammonia-lyase, translated to MHTVVVGASGVTASDVLAVARGGARVQLSEEAVAALAAAREIVDALAAKPDPVYGVSTGFGALATRHISPELRAQLQRNIVRSHAAGMGPRVERDVVRALMFLRLKTVCSGRTGVRPEVAQTMADLLNAGITPVVHEYGSLGCSGDLAPLSHCALTLMGEGDAEGPDGVVRPAAELLAAHGLQPVELREKEGLALLNGTDGMLGMLVMALADLDALYTSADVTAALSLEALLGTDKVLAPELHAIRPHPGQAASAANMLAVLKGSGLTGHHQDDAPRVQDAYSVRCAPQVAGAGRDTMAHARLVADRELASAVDNPVVLPDGRVESNGNFHGAPVAYVLDFLAVAVADLGSIAERRTDRLLDKNRSHGLPPFLADDAGVDSGLMIAQYTQAALVSELKRLAVPASADSIPSSAMQEDHVSMGWSAARKLRTAVDNLTRVLAVELYAATRAIELREGLTPAPATRAVIDALREAGVQGPGPDRFLAPDLAAAEAFVRDGRLLTAVETVTGPLQ